The stretch of DNA AGCCGTGGCGACAAAGAACAGCGGCACGTCGATGAGCAGCATCTCGGTCCAGCCCATGTTGTAACGCACGACCATGGCCGGGAACATCAGCACCGACAACAGGCACATCAGCAGGTAGTTGAAGTTCGCGGTGAGATGGAAAAAGGCCTCGATCTTCACCTTGCGCGGCAGGTTGGAGGCCAGAATCGCGGGCAACACCTTGCGGCACGTCTGGATGCTCCCCTTCGCCCAGCGGTGCTGCTGCGACTTGAACGCATTCATTTCCACCGGCACTTCGGCCGGCGTCACGAGGTGGGGCAGGAAAAGGAAACGCCAGCCGCGCAACTGCGCCCGGTAACTGAGGTCCAGATCTTCCGTGAGCGTGTCGTGCTGCCAGCCGCCGGCATCACCAATCGCCGTCCGGCGCCACACGCCCGCCGTGCCGTTGAAGTTGAAGAAGCACCCGGCGCGATTGCGCCCGCCGTGTTCCAGCACGAAGTGGCCGTCGAGCAGGATGGCCTGGATCTTCGTGAGCAGGGAATAGTTCTGGTTGATGTGTCCCCAGCGCGCCTGGACGAGCGCCACCTTCGGGTCCTGGAAATACCCGACGGTCTTCATCAGGAAGTCGGCGGTCGGCACGAAGTCCGCGTCAAAAATCGCCACGAACTCGCCGCGCGCCACCTTCAACGCTTCATCGAGTGCGCCGGCCTTGTACCCCACGCGGTTCGTCCGGTGCAGATACTTGATATCGAATCCAAGTGCCGCCTGGCGCTCCACAGCCATCGCGGCAATTTCGCGGGTCTCGTCGGTGGAATCGTCGAGCACCTGAATCTCGAGCTTGTCTTTCGGGTAGTCGATGTCGCAGACCGAGTCGATCAGACGATCGGCCACGTACATCTCATTGAAGATCGGGAGCTGGATGGTCACGACCGGCAGGTCCTTCATGGGCGGCGGAGGCCCAGGGACCCGGTCTTTGTTCTTCATGTACTCGTACACCAGGTAGTACCGGTGCCATCCGTAAATGCCCAGGATGCTCAGGACAAAAAAATACGCGACGAGAATGAGTGTTTCGTATGGCTGCATGGACTGGAACCTGGTCGCGGGGTCTGATCCTTCATTTTACGGACGTGTCAGGCACTGAGTCAAACAAAACGGCGCGACAAAAACGTCAGAATCCGCCGCCTCGCCCACCTCCGGGCGCCGCCGCCGGCACCACGTAGTCTCTGGGGGGCTCAGCGTCGAGCAGGTGCCTCACGAAGTAGTCCCAGCGCCGCCGCATCACATAGTTGCCGGCGGCCGCGAACCCGTGCCCCGCATTCGGGATCATCAACAGGTCGAATTCCTTGTTGGCCCTGATCAGCGCGTCGGCCACCAGATAGGTGTTGTACGGTGGCACGTTGTTGTCCATCGTGCCGTGGATCAGGAACAGAC from Acidobacteriota bacterium encodes:
- a CDS encoding glycosyltransferase; protein product: MQPYETLILVAYFFVLSILGIYGWHRYYLVYEYMKNKDRVPGPPPPMKDLPVVTIQLPIFNEMYVADRLIDSVCDIDYPKDKLEIQVLDDSTDETREIAAMAVERQAALGFDIKYLHRTNRVGYKAGALDEALKVARGEFVAIFDADFVPTADFLMKTVGYFQDPKVALVQARWGHINQNYSLLTKIQAILLDGHFVLEHGGRNRAGCFFNFNGTAGVWRRTAIGDAGGWQHDTLTEDLDLSYRAQLRGWRFLFLPHLVTPAEVPVEMNAFKSQQHRWAKGSIQTCRKVLPAILASNLPRKVKIEAFFHLTANFNYLLMCLLSVLMFPAMVVRYNMGWTEMLLIDVPLFFVATASVFNFYLVSQRELYTDWVTRVKYLPVVMAIGIGLAVNNTKAVFEALFGAPGEFTRTAKYGISTSKDGWQNKKYHQAMSVQPIIELALGLYFSATVVYALAHGIYGTLPFLLLFQFGFLYVGLTSILQQLGDGVMVKAPKIAD